The Triticum dicoccoides isolate Atlit2015 ecotype Zavitan chromosome 6A, WEW_v2.0, whole genome shotgun sequence genome has a window encoding:
- the LOC119318264 gene encoding probable E3 ubiquitin-protein ligase XBOS32, translated as MGFLSLVGNSFGCSASGERLVSAARDGDLQEARALLEYNPRLARYSTFGGRNSPLHYAAAQGHHEIVSLLLESGVEINLRNYRGQTALMQACQYGHWEVVQTLMLFNANIHRTDYLNGGTAIHFAALHGHARCLRLVLADYVPSIPNFLNQTNHRSSEEVSDADFDDDGLVKMVNWKADGGLTPLHMAALNGHVECVQLLLDLGASVSEVTIEDGTTIDLIGSGSTPLHYAACGGNAVCCQLLIARGANLAAKNASGSTPLMVAQSWHRNSIEEILSNEPGGQIRTLPSPYLCLPLMSIMNIARECGWRYLNKSPVCIDPCAVCLDGSCSVAAEGCKHEFCTRCALYLCSTSYTSANPAGAIPCPLCRHPITSFAALPGTSPIREQLPRNSLSLSFCATCPAVSSDSAAPGGGHPYRASSELHCGGGMRMPPMGSSSFRSLSCQAMKLNPSFCMGAMDTNPCLIRCSRFGSSLGRSASHGETNRRGAWPVTFSPIVATSS; from the exons ATGGGGTTCCTCAGCCTCGTGGGCAACTCCTTCGGGTGCTCGGCCTCCGGCGAGCGCCTCGTCTCCGCTGCCCGGGACGGCGACCTGCAGGAGGCGCGCGCGCTCCTCGAGTACAACCCCCGGCTGGCCCGCTACTccacattcggcggccgcaactcgCCGCTGCACTACGCCGCGGCGCAGGGTCACCATGAG ATTGTTTCTCTGTTGCTCGAATCCGGCGTGGAGATCAACCTCAGGAATTATAGGGGGCAG ACTGCTCTGATGCAAGCCTGCCAATATGGCCACTGGGAGGTTGTTCAGACACTGATGCTCTTCAATGCAAAT ATCCACAGGACAGATTATTTGAATGGCGGGACTGCTATCCATTTTGCTGCACTGCATGGTCATGCCCGGTGCCTTCGTCTCGTGCTTGCAGATTATGTGCCAAGCATCCCAAACTTCTTAAACCAGACGAATCACAGATCGTCTGAGGAAGTTTCAGATGCTGATTTTGATGATGA TGGTTTGGTCAAGATGGTAAACTGGAAGGCAGATGGAGGCCTAACCCCGCTTCATATGGCAGCGTTAAATGGCCATGTAGAGTGTGTACAGTTGTTATTGGACCTGGGAGCATCTGTTTCTGAGGTCACCATTGAAGATGGAACAACTATCGACCTTATAG GATCAGGTAGCACCCCACTTCATTATGCTGCGTGTGGTGGAAATGCTGTATGTTGTCAA CTTCTTATTGCTCGAGGAGCCAACCTTGCTGCCAAAAATGCTAGTGG CTCAACACCATTAATGGTAGCTCAGTCATGGCATAGAAACTCTATTGAGGAAATTTTGAGTAATGAGCCAGGGGGTCAAATACGTACTCTTCCTTCTCCATATTTGTGCCTCCCACTTATGAGTATCATGAACATTGCCAG GGAGTGTGGTTGGAGGTACCTAAACAAGTCACCTGTATGTATTGACCCATGTGCCGTCTGCTTAGATGGGAGCTGCTCTGTTGCTGCAGAAG GATGCAAGCATGAGTTCTGCACCAGATGCGCCCTGTACCTCTGCTCGACCAGCTACACGTCGGCGAACCCCGCGGGCGCCATACCGTGCCCGCTCTGCCGGCACCCGATCACCTCCTTCGCGGCGCTCCCCGGCACGAGCCCGATAAGGGAGCAGCTCCCTCGGAACAGCCTCTCGCTGTCGTTCTGCGCGACGTGCCCGGCGGTGAGCTCCGACTCGGCGGCCCCTGGTGGAGGCCATCCGTACCGGGCCAGCAGCGAGCTCCACTGCGGCGGGGGCATGCGCATGCCGCCGATGGGGTCGTCGTCGTTCCGGTCCCTGAGCTGCCAGGCGATGAAGCTGAACCCGTCGTTCTGCATGGGCGCCATGGACACCAACCCGTGCCTCATCCGGTGCTCGCGGTTCGGGTCGAGCCTGGGCCGGTCGGCGTCCCACGGCGAGACCAACCGGCGAGGGGCGTGGCCCGTGACATTCAGCCCCATCGTCGCCACCAGCAGCTGA
- the LOC119318265 gene encoding U4/U6.U5 small nuclear ribonucleoprotein 27 kDa protein-like, whose translation MSDRRRDKERPRERGGYDQPRERDHDADRHRDRDRDRDVDRHRDRDRGQDKERDRDRDRDYRRARKRSRSPSPSADRDRSRRRRSHSHSHPHRSRSPDAGRHKRRREVSPVADPKEDRKPDPPSAPKAAEEPAPVGDGDVDAEELEMMKMMGIPVGFDSTKGKYVPGADVSGVRAVTKRQPRQYMNRRGGFNRPLPPEVNR comes from the coding sequence ATGTCCGACCGCCGCCGCGACAAGGAGAGGCCCCGCGAGcgcggcggctacgaccagccgcggGAGCGCGACCACGACGCCGACCGCCACCGCGACCGGGACCGGGACCGCGACGTCGACCGCCACCGCGACCGGGACCGCGGCCAGGACAAGGAGCGGGACCGCGACCGCGACCGGGACTACCGCCGCGCCCGCAAGCGCTCCCGCTCCCCCTCCCCCTCGGCCGACAGGGaccgctcccgccgccgccgctcccactCCCACTCCCACCCCCACCGGTCCCGCTCCCCCGACGCCGGCCGCCACAAGCGCCGCCGCGAGGTGTCGCCCGTCGCCGACCCGAAGGAGGACAGGAAGCCGGACCCCCCCTCCGCCCCCAAGGCCGCCGAGGAGCCGGCCCCGGTTGGTGACGGGGACGTGGACGCCGAGGAGCtggagatgatgaagatgatggggaTCCCCGTCGGGTTCGACTCCACCAAGGGTAAGTACGTCCccggcgccgacgtcagcggcgtgcGCGCCGTCACCAAGCGCCAGCCGCGGCAGTACATGAACCGCAGGGGCGGGTTCAACCGTCCCCTGCCGCCCGAGGTCAACCGCTGA